GATTCGCGTCAGACCTTCGAACATGTCGAGTGCGATCGTGTCGCCGGTCCAGGACTCGATATGCGCGGGGTCGAGCGACTCGGTTTCGGACGGGACCTGGCGGGTCATCTCCTGGCTGGCAGCAAGCGTGACACCGGCGGGCACCGTGACGGCGAAGGCGGAGGGCTGAAACGTAAGGACGAGCGCGGTCAGCGCCGTCGCGTAGGCGAGCGGGGTTTTCATCGGTTGAGATCGCAGGAAAAGTCGAGAGAGGAACGCGCTGGCGCCAGAGCGCCCGGTTATCCGCGGTGCTCGGGCCGGGGCGGCCCTTGTTGCCCGTGCTTGTTGCGCGGCATGCAGGATTCCTTACATTTCGTAATGCAGGCAAACCCTGGCCGGATCAACCGGAAAAGGCGCCCGCTTCTTAGAACAGTCTCGGTGTGCCCACCCAGACGACTACCGATTCCTTGCGCGCGGTATTCACCCAGCTGTGCGGCACCGTCGATTCGTAATGCGCGCTGTCTCCCGCATGCAACACGAACGTCTTGCCTTCCAGCGTCAACGACACTTCGCCGTCGATCACATAAACAAACTCTTCCCCGGCATGCGTGGTCACTTCGGAGCGTTTCTGCCCGGGCGGCATCCTCACGAGGATCGCTTCGAGCTGACGGCCGCCCGTCAGATTGGTCAGCCGTGCAAACAGATTGGCCGAGTCCGCAAAACCGAAAAACTTCAACTGATCGCCGCGGCACACCGAGCGTTCTTCGCTTGGCGTGTCGACGAAATACTGCACCGTCACCCCGAGTGCGTGGGCAATCCCGGCCAGCGAAGTGATGGACGGTGACGCCAGCCCCCGTTCGACTTGCGACAGAAACGGCTTGGAAATGCCTGCCGCGGTTGCCGTGTCGTCCAGCGTGCGCTTGAGCCGTTGCCGCAGCGCGCGGATCTTACTGCCGAGTTCGAGTGCCGGATTCGTCTTTTGAATTGTCGTGACCATAGCAGGAGGAAATTAGCCCGTCAAAATTTGTTTGATATAAGTAAATATGGTTTGATTGCGGTCCAGGCCGGGGTGGCGGGCCGTTCAGCGCCCGGTCGTGCAAGGGGCCGCATTTTCGAGACAACGCTCTATGTTGCCAGAACCGAAATTCTCATCAGCCGTTTTGACCGGTGATCGGCCAGAAACTGAAGGCGAATGCGGTAAAGAATTCTGTATGCACAAGGTATCCGGATTGGTGCAGGTTGAGTATCAGGAGACGTTAAAGGCATGACATCAAAGACTATTTTCAGTCACACGCGACTGCGCAACGAAGCCATATGGCATGTAAGAGCAGGTAATTGG
This genomic stretch from Paraburkholderia caffeinilytica harbors:
- a CDS encoding cupin domain-containing protein, with the protein product MVTTIQKTNPALELGSKIRALRQRLKRTLDDTATAAGISKPFLSQVERGLASPSITSLAGIAHALGVTVQYFVDTPSEERSVCRGDQLKFFGFADSANLFARLTNLTGGRQLEAILVRMPPGQKRSEVTTHAGEEFVYVIDGEVSLTLEGKTFVLHAGDSAHYESTVPHSWVNTARKESVVVWVGTPRLF